From the Neoarius graeffei isolate fNeoGra1 chromosome 1, fNeoGra1.pri, whole genome shotgun sequence genome, one window contains:
- the tada1 gene encoding transcriptional adapter 1 isoform X1, producing the protein MVGAADVAMAAHASELELAKKNLTDAIGDNIKHYWANLKLWFKQKISKEEFDVEARRLLGHDNVHAHNDFLLAILTRCQIIVSTPAEGPGSLQWSGGSASKPAKPKGKKKFSSVRQKFDHRFQPQNPLSGAQTFSPRESGAEEEEMMKLSAHTHLLPTRGQLEARMMVTAFEMGLDNVTEDAVSTVVSALEVHLKDLITAVVSRRKAYRLREGHFRYAFGSDVAPQPYLKNSLAAYHAVTEYPPPSASLPAAPPSQVSPDDAEQQAAFLLACSGSSAPAPLPPISMYDLLEALQVQRSVMPSHTVYALNMERILARLWHPSHEELEQDHIHRQRLALKEGLSLC; encoded by the exons ATGGTCGGCGCCGCTGATGTCGCTATGGCGGCTCACGCGAGTGAACTGGAGCTGGCGAAGAAGAACCTGACGGACGCCATCGGGGACAATATCAAACA TTACTGGGCGAATTTGAAGCTGTGGTTCAAACAGAAAATCAGTAAAGAGGAGTTTGATGTTGAGGCTCGCCGCCTTCTGGGACACGATAATG TTCACGCCCACAATGACTTCCTGCTGGCCATTCTCACACGCTGCCAGATCATCGTATCGACACCAG caGAGGGTCCCGGCTCACTGCAGTGGTCTGGGGGTTCTGCCTCGAAGCCCGCCAAGCCGAAAGGCAAAAAGAAATTTTCCTCCGTGCGGCAGAAATTCGAT CATCGCTTCCAGCCCCAGAACCCGCTGAGTGGGGCTCAGACGTTCAGCCCACGCGAGTCCGGAGCCGAGGAAGAGGAAATGATGAAGCTCAGTGCTCACACACACTTACTGCCCACGCGGGGGCAGCTGGAGGCCCGCATGATGGTGACCGCCTTTGAGATGGGCCTCGATAACGTCACCGAGGACGCCGTGAGCACTGTCGTGTCCGCTctcgag GTGCATTTAAAGGACCTCATCACTGCAGTGGTGTCGCGGAGAAAAGCCTACCGTCTGAGAGAGGGACACTTCCGGTACGCCTTCGGCAGTGACGTCGCGCCGCAGCCGTACCTCAAGAACAGCCTGGCTGCGTACCACGCCGTCACAGAGTA CCCCCCTCCCAGTGCCTCGCTGCCGGCTGCTCCGCCCTCTCAAGTGTCTCCAGACGATGCAGAACAGCAGGCTGCTTTCCTATTGGCCTGCTCCGGCTCCAGTGCCCCCGCCCCTCTGCCTCCCATCAGCATGTACGATCTACTGGAGGCTCTACAG gTGCAGCGCAGCGTGATGCCGTCTCACACGGTGTACGCTCTGAACATGGAGCGCATCCTCGCCCGCCTCTGGCACCCGAGCCACGAGGAGTTGGAGCAAGATCACATCCACAGGCAGCGCCTGGCCCTCAAGGAGGGGCTCTCACTCTGCTGA
- the tada1 gene encoding transcriptional adapter 1 isoform X2, which produces MVGAADVAMAAHASELELAKKNLTDAIGDNIKHYWANLKLWFKQKISKEEFDVEARRLLGHDNVHAHNDFLLAILTRCQIIVSTPEGPGSLQWSGGSASKPAKPKGKKKFSSVRQKFDHRFQPQNPLSGAQTFSPRESGAEEEEMMKLSAHTHLLPTRGQLEARMMVTAFEMGLDNVTEDAVSTVVSALEVHLKDLITAVVSRRKAYRLREGHFRYAFGSDVAPQPYLKNSLAAYHAVTEYPPPSASLPAAPPSQVSPDDAEQQAAFLLACSGSSAPAPLPPISMYDLLEALQVQRSVMPSHTVYALNMERILARLWHPSHEELEQDHIHRQRLALKEGLSLC; this is translated from the exons ATGGTCGGCGCCGCTGATGTCGCTATGGCGGCTCACGCGAGTGAACTGGAGCTGGCGAAGAAGAACCTGACGGACGCCATCGGGGACAATATCAAACA TTACTGGGCGAATTTGAAGCTGTGGTTCAAACAGAAAATCAGTAAAGAGGAGTTTGATGTTGAGGCTCGCCGCCTTCTGGGACACGATAATG TTCACGCCCACAATGACTTCCTGCTGGCCATTCTCACACGCTGCCAGATCATCGTATCGACACCAG AGGGTCCCGGCTCACTGCAGTGGTCTGGGGGTTCTGCCTCGAAGCCCGCCAAGCCGAAAGGCAAAAAGAAATTTTCCTCCGTGCGGCAGAAATTCGAT CATCGCTTCCAGCCCCAGAACCCGCTGAGTGGGGCTCAGACGTTCAGCCCACGCGAGTCCGGAGCCGAGGAAGAGGAAATGATGAAGCTCAGTGCTCACACACACTTACTGCCCACGCGGGGGCAGCTGGAGGCCCGCATGATGGTGACCGCCTTTGAGATGGGCCTCGATAACGTCACCGAGGACGCCGTGAGCACTGTCGTGTCCGCTctcgag GTGCATTTAAAGGACCTCATCACTGCAGTGGTGTCGCGGAGAAAAGCCTACCGTCTGAGAGAGGGACACTTCCGGTACGCCTTCGGCAGTGACGTCGCGCCGCAGCCGTACCTCAAGAACAGCCTGGCTGCGTACCACGCCGTCACAGAGTA CCCCCCTCCCAGTGCCTCGCTGCCGGCTGCTCCGCCCTCTCAAGTGTCTCCAGACGATGCAGAACAGCAGGCTGCTTTCCTATTGGCCTGCTCCGGCTCCAGTGCCCCCGCCCCTCTGCCTCCCATCAGCATGTACGATCTACTGGAGGCTCTACAG gTGCAGCGCAGCGTGATGCCGTCTCACACGGTGTACGCTCTGAACATGGAGCGCATCCTCGCCCGCCTCTGGCACCCGAGCCACGAGGAGTTGGAGCAAGATCACATCCACAGGCAGCGCCTGGCCCTCAAGGAGGGGCTCTCACTCTGCTGA